The DNA window GACGGTGGGAACCTCGTACGCGTGTCCGGGCGCGGTGACGCGCAGGCGCAGACGCGCGTGCGGCTTGGTCCGCCCCGAGATCGCCGCCTTGCGGTCTTTCACGATGGCCCCCACAGCGGGCGCCTCGAGGGTGATGACCGGTGCGGTAGCGTCGACTGTGACGCTCCACTCGTGATCGACCCTGCGCAGCCCCAATACACCCCGAAGCTGGAGTGCCACCCGATGAGACCCGTTGGAGAGGCCGTCTGCGCGAGCCACGACCTCCCCCTGGTCGGCTCTGACCTCGGTGGCGACAGGCTTGCCGTCTACCAAGAGCACCGCGCTGGCCGCGCGCCCCTCGTAGTGCGCCGAGAGTGCGAGCTGCCGCTTGTTCGTGAACGTGCCGTCAGCCGGAGAGACCCCTTTGACGCGCAGCGCGCTCATGGCAAAGGCCGAAGCACCGCCGAGCGCGAGGCAGAGCGCCACAGCGACACCCTTGAGCAGGGAGACCCGGGGAGTGGGAGCGGTGTCCACGGTAAAGGCTCCTCGCGCAGCAGTTGACGACGTGGGGGGCTCACACATCTTCTGTAAGAATATTCAAAATCCTCTGAAAGCCCCGTCAATGCACGATTATTTCGGGCTCAACGGGAACCGTGGACAGCCATGTGAAACAAGGGTGACCCGGACGGGTCTTACCCTGCATCTCGAAGCACCCAGGAGAACGCCTCCCATGCAAAAGCCTCGCGTCCTGCTCAGCCTCCTTCTCGTCGTGAGCGCCCTCGTGAGCGTCATGCCCCCCGCCCCCGCCCAGCTGGTCACCGTCTCACGCGACTATCGCGTTGCGGCGGTCGACGCCACGCACCACCGTATCTTGGTGATGGCCACCGACTCCGACAAGGACGAGGGGAGCGTGCTGGTGACGCCGGAGACGAAGCTGTTCGTGCTCGGAAAGGAGCTCCCGAACTTCACCTGGCGGCTCCTGCGACGCGGGATGACGATCACCGTGAACGGGGGCTATACCTGGGACATGAAGGTGAAGGCCCGCCAGATCTACATCTGACCGCTCTCAGTGCATGGCACTGACGCGAACAGAAGGCCGGTCGCGCGCCGGCAGAGAAACGTGCAGGCCATGAAGACCGAACGGATACGCCTTCTATCTCTTGACGTCGTGCAGCTCGACCTGACACGCAACAAGGTGCGTCTGGCCTACGCCATCCGAACGCCCGTGGGAGACAACCACGGGGACGCCGAGATCACCCTCGACGCGCCTGCGGCCATGATCGACGCTGTGCTCGAAGCCGCGCGCGCCAAGGCAGCACTTCTCTCAGAGGTCTTCAGCGGTCGCAAGACCTCGTCTGACCACTACCAGATCGCAGACTATCGCGTCACCTGCGACCGCATCGCCCCCCTTGTCGCGCGCGTCGCCGCCGCTGCTGCCCGCCACGGCCTCACCCCGCTCTCCCCAGAGGAGCGAACAGCCCTCGAGACCGACGGGGTGCACCTCCTGCGCGCCGAGCTCGACCCCGAGGGGAAGGCTGATGACGCCCGTGCAGAGATCCTCCGCAGGAAGGCCGAGCTCTGCCTCGACGGCGCCGACCCTGCGGCGGCGCGCCTCCAGATCGAGCGCGCCTTGAAGCTGCGCCCCGACGATCCGGCGCTGCACCAGCTGGCCGAGCGGTGCGGCCCAGCAGCCTGATCCGTCAACGCCGGGCCAGGACCTTTCGGCGCATCGGCGAAGGACCGGCAGCCCATCGGAAGAGAACCATCCCGGCCGATGCAACCGCCCACCTGGGCGCACCGCCCGGTCGACATCACAAGGTCGATCACAGGGCACCGTAAGGAGCAGAGAGACACATGTGCGGGATCGCGGGAATGCTGTACGACCGTCGCAGACAGGTCGAGCTCGACTGGGCCGCGCTTTCGGCCGCGCTCGCCGCGCTGCGCGAGACACCGCTCGACGCCGCCGATCATCGGCCCTTCGACGCGATCATGGCACGGTTCGAGGCGCTATCCGCCGACCTGCGTGAGTTCTCCACCTTCGAAGCGCTGCGCGCCAACGCCGAGCGCCACACGCTCCTGGAACAGGCAGGGGCCGCCCTTGCGCAGTGGGAGCAGACCTCGCACATCGCAGTGCTCGAAGCCAGCGTGAACACAGAGCTGCTCGAGCGCTGGAACGCGGTCTGGCTGCGCGCGCGCGATCTCGCGTGGCAGATGGAGCGCGACGTGCTCGAGTCGCTGCGCCAGGTCGACGCCCTTCTCCCCCCTGCAACCAACGGCAGCAAAGCCGCTTTCGAAGCCTGGAAGCTGGCTGCCATCCTCGAGAACATCGGCCGGCTGGAGGTTCGCGGACGCGATTCGCTGGGGCTCTCGATCATGTGCACCTTCCCCACGCAGGCGTCCCTCCAGGCGTTCGAGAGCGAGCTCGAGGCACAGGGCCTGAAAGAGCGCTACCAGGCGCGAACGGCCGTGGCCGACTTCGTCGACTCCGCCATTGCCCTCGACGCCGCGCAGCCTTCTCCGAGCCTGGTGTTCACGTTCAAGGTTGCGCTCGAGGTGGGCGCGCTGGGCGACAACGTGGCGCATCTGACCCAGACCATCCGCGGCGACCTGGTATTCTGGCTCGCCTGTGGGGCGTCATCGACCGAGACGAACATGTTCTCGCACACCCGCTGGGCCTCGAACGGCATCATCAGCGAACCGAACTGCCACCCGGTCAACAACGAGACCCTCGGGGCAGAGACAGGGGCCGCACCATCAGAGAGCGCCCCCTCGCCGTGGATCATGGCGGCCCTGAACGGCGACGTCGACAACTACCAGGAGCTGCTCAAGGATCTCGCCCAGGAGACGGGGCGCGTGATCTCCCCGCGCATCACCACCGACACCAAGGTCATCCCGGTCGAGGTGGGGCAGCGTCTCGCAGAGAGCGGCGACATGCTCACCGCGTTCTGCCGCGCGGTCTCGAAGTTCGAGGGCTCGTTCGCCATCGCGCTGCACTCCACGTCCGACCCGCACCGCACCTGGCTGGCCCTGCGGGGCAGCGGTCAGGCCCTGTTCGTGGGTCTCGCCCGCCATGGCTATGTCTTCGCCTCAGAGCTCTACGGCGTGGTCGAGCAGACCGCGCGATTCATTCGAATGGACGGCACCACAGAGCGGATTCCCGGCGATCCCTCGAGTGCGGGGCAGATCTTCGTTCTCGATGCCCGCGCCATCGACGGTCTGTCCGGCATCGAGGCCTACGCCTTCGACGGCACACGCCTCGCGCTGACGCCCGAGACGGTGAGAACCGCAGAGATCACCACCCGTGACATCAACCGCGGCAGCCACGAGCACTTCCTGCTCAAGGAGATCTCCGAGTCGCCCGTATCCATCGAGAAGACGCTGCAAGGCAAGTTCTTCCTCGGCGACGCGACCGCGCGTTTGAACCTGGGAGAAGAGGTCTTCCCAGAAAAGGTGGCCGCGCGCATCCGCGACGGTTCAATCCGGCGCGTGGTGCTCATCGGACAAGGCACGGCGGCCATCGCCGGAAACGCCATCGCGTCGATGATGGAGCGAAGCCTCTCCGGCGCGGCGGTATCGGTGACGTCGGTGAAGGCCTCGGAGCTCAGCGGCTACGGCATGAACGCCGATATGCGCGACACGCTCATCGTCGCCATCTCGCAGAGCGGCACCACCACCGACACCAACCGCACCGTCGACATGGCGCGCACGCGCGGAGCGGCGGCCATCTGCATCGTGAACCGACGCAACTCCGACCTCGTGTACAAGGTCGACGGCGTGCTCTACACGAGCGACGGACGAGACATCGAGATGTCAGTGGCCTCAACCAAGGCGTTCTACAGCCAGGTGGTGGCAGGCTATCTCATCAGTCTCGAGCTCGCGCTGCTGCTCGGCACCCTCTCCGAGGCCCAGGTGCACGATGAGCTGGCCGAGCTGCAGCGTCTCCCGGACAAGATGCGACATGTGCTCGCAAATCAAGACCCCATCCGCGAGCTGGCCGAGCACTGGGCCACGAAGCGCCGTGACTGGGCGGTGGTGGGCAGCGGCTCGACCCGCGCTGCCGCCGAGGAGATCCGGATCAAGCTCTCGGAGCTGTGCTACAAATCCATCGCCACCGACTTCATCGAGGACAAGAAGCACATCGATCTGTCGAGCGAGCCGCTCACCCTGGTCTGCGCCGCGGGCCTTCCTCTCATGGCCCTGCGCGACGCCGTCAAGGAGGTCGCGATCTTCAAATCGCACAAATCGGTGCCCATCGTGGTGACCTCAGAGGGATTCGACGCCTTCGAGCCCTACGCCGCCGGCGTGATCTACGTGCCTCGCGCCTCGGAGAACGCCTCGGCCCTGCTCAACACCATCGTGGGGCATCTCTGGGGGTACCACTGCGCCCGCGCCATCGACCGCGGCGCGGCACAGCTGCGTCACGCCCGATCCGTGGTGGTGAACCTGCTCGCCTCGAACCAGCCTGAGACGCTGGGGGCCTTCGACAAGCT is part of the Pseudomonadota bacterium genome and encodes:
- a CDS encoding SIS domain-containing protein, whose amino-acid sequence is MCGIAGMLYDRRRQVELDWAALSAALAALRETPLDAADHRPFDAIMARFEALSADLREFSTFEALRANAERHTLLEQAGAALAQWEQTSHIAVLEASVNTELLERWNAVWLRARDLAWQMERDVLESLRQVDALLPPATNGSKAAFEAWKLAAILENIGRLEVRGRDSLGLSIMCTFPTQASLQAFESELEAQGLKERYQARTAVADFVDSAIALDAAQPSPSLVFTFKVALEVGALGDNVAHLTQTIRGDLVFWLACGASSTETNMFSHTRWASNGIISEPNCHPVNNETLGAETGAAPSESAPSPWIMAALNGDVDNYQELLKDLAQETGRVISPRITTDTKVIPVEVGQRLAESGDMLTAFCRAVSKFEGSFAIALHSTSDPHRTWLALRGSGQALFVGLARHGYVFASELYGVVEQTARFIRMDGTTERIPGDPSSAGQIFVLDARAIDGLSGIEAYAFDGTRLALTPETVRTAEITTRDINRGSHEHFLLKEISESPVSIEKTLQGKFFLGDATARLNLGEEVFPEKVAARIRDGSIRRVVLIGQGTAAIAGNAIASMMERSLSGAAVSVTSVKASELSGYGMNADMRDTLIVAISQSGTTTDTNRTVDMARTRGAAAICIVNRRNSDLVYKVDGVLYTSDGRDIEMSVASTKAFYSQVVAGYLISLELALLLGTLSEAQVHDELAELQRLPDKMRHVLANQDPIRELAEHWATKRRDWAVVGSGSTRAAAEEIRIKLSELCYKSIATDFIEDKKHIDLSSEPLTLVCAAGLPLMALRDAVKEVAIFKSHKSVPIVVTSEGFDAFEPYAAGVIYVPRASENASALLNTIVGHLWGYHCARAIDRGAAQLRHARSVVVNLLASNQPETLGAFDKLRTIARNVHGDMARGLYNSSLSVDTGAMLSTLFSFIRGQRSLGQFSAEFQAQGTPGRLLEVLVTNLTQAINELSRPIDAIKHQAKTVTVGISRTEESYEGVLFETLRACNATIDSVPYRDLVMLRAITPAVRAVAGCTTYEVRGLGTLGQPLPESTVRAQSKKGVSGDLISRADSTHALHGTKEQVVRNRALFIGLGRKDQRPILIVPLLPSGQVERLVLLHLEFADQMGLDEKAALLSGTQRYEDLRSQITETDLEWTDALLEPLTVAQLVTAPVEKLAEHVISHALTHARP